From the genome of Streptomyces sp. JH34:
CGGAGGTGCGGGCGGCGCGGCGGAAGCGAAGGTTGCGCATGAGACGGTTCTCCCCGTTCGAGATGATGAGTGCCCGGGGCGCCGTTTGGCGCCCTGAGGTGCGGGCGGGTGTACTGGTCGGTGACGCATGATCAGAGGCGTCACAGGAGCGCGACGACGACTGCGATGCAGACGATCAGCACTCCTGTGGCGACCACGTCGGTCAGGCTGAGTTCAGGTCGAGTACGCACAGCGGCTCCCGGGACGGGTAAGGGTGGGACGTACGGGTCGCGGGGAACGCCGCGGTGTGTCCACATCCTTTCCAGCTCCGAATTTCCGTCGCAACGGTTGCCGGGGCATGCGGGACGCTGGAACGCCTTTACCTACTCTGACCTGCGCGGACATCACTTCCCTGGAATGCCTTCCCGGGAAGGAACGGAAGGGGAACGGTCGGGGTGGGCACAGAGATCCAGGACTTCGCGGCGCTGCTCAGGGGGCTGAAGGAGCGGTCCGGTCTCAGCTACGGGGCGCTCGCCCAGAAGCTGCACATGAGCACCTCGACCGTGCACCGCTACTGCAACGGCGACGCCGTTCCCCATGACTACGCGCCGGTCGAACGCTTCGCGAGGGTCTGCCGGGCGTCCTCCGACGAACTGGTGGCACTGCACCGGAGGTGGATCCTCGCCGACGAGGCGAAGCGGCGGGGCGCGCGGAAGCCGGAAGCCGGCGGGGTCGCTGCCCCGTCCCACGTGCAGGACGGCGTTGCTCCGGATCCCGCGGATCCGGGGGCCGTCACCTCCGAGCCCGAGCAGGCCGGTCCCGACAGCTCCGCACCCCGGGCCGGCACCGAAGCGGAAGCACGGGCCGGAGCGGAGCCGAGCGCCGGAGCGGAACCACGGGCCGAAGCGGAACCGAGCGCCGAAGCGGAGCCGAGCGCCGGAGCGGAGCCGAGCGCCGGAGCGGAGCCGGAGGATGTGACGCCCGACAGGCGCCGCCCCGACGCGGTGCCCGCTCCCCGCCGCCGCACCAACCGGAAGCTGCGTGTCCTGCTCACCGCGGTCGCGGTCGTGGCCCTCACCGTCCCCGCGGCCTTCGCCATCCGCGGCCTCGGTGACGACGAGTCCTCCGACCGCGGGCGCACCGACGCGGCGCCCAGCCACGCTCCGGTCGTTCCCACCGGTCGGGCGAGTGCGAGCGCGAGCGCGAAGGAGAGCGCGAGCGCCGGGCCGTCGGCGACGCCCGGCGGCACCGCTTCCCCATCGGCCGGGGGGAGCAGCGCCCCCGCCGGCCCCTCGCCGTCCTCGGGCGGGCAGCGGAGCGGTGGTGGCGTGCCCGTGCACGCCACGATCAGCTCCTACAACTGGGAGTCGCCCTGCGGGCAGTACTACCTGCTCGACCAGGAACCCGACGACGTGCCGCCGCCGCCCGCACCCCAGGACACCCGGGGGTGGGCGCGGGCCCTCGGCGGTGTGGACGGGGGTGACATGAAGCTCGAACTCACCCTCCAGGGGAGCTCGGGCGAGGCCGTCGTGCTGAACGGACTGCACGTCCGGGTGCTGGGGCGCAACGCGGCGCTCGCCCGGTCCGCGTACTCGATGGGGAACGGCTGCGGAGGAGGCGTCACGCCGCAGACCTTCGACATCGACCTGGACGACAGCCGGCCACGTTCGAAGCCCGTCCCCGGGGAGGACGCCGGCGAGGTCGTCCCCGCGAAGGACTTCCCGTACCGGGTGAGCTCCACCGACGTCGAGGTGTTCCACCTCGACGCGCACGTGGAGGGCCACGACGTGACCTGGTACCTGGAGCTGGAGTGGACCAGCGGCGGCAGGAGCGGAACCCTGCGCATCGACGACGGGGGCGAGCCGTTCCGGACGAGCAGCCTCACGGCCCGGCCGGAGTACTACTACCGCGCGGACACGGCCCAGTGGGTGCCCGCGGAGAACTGACGGCGGTGCCGGGGCGCGTCGCCGTTCCGTGACAGCCGCGCGGGGTGGCGTACGTCACGCGGCGGGACTGTCACACGGGGCGGGGCGCCGACGTCTGGTGTTCGTCCAGTGCAACAGCGACACCACAGTGAGGACGACGTCATGGACGCACGGTTCGACATCTTCGAGAACGAGACCGGCCTCAGGTTCGTCAAGCGGTTCGCGGGCGCGGGCCTGGTGATCCAGCAGTCGGCGCTGCCGAAGTCCACGCAGGAGCTGGTCTCGCTGCGTGCCAGCCAGATCAACGGCTGCGGGCACTGCATCGACATGCACGTCAAGGAGGCGGCGGCCGCGGGCGAGAGCGCGGTCCGGCTCCATCTGGTCGCCGCGTGGCGTGAGTCCACCGTCTTCACCGAGGCGGAGCAGGCCGCGCTGGCGCTCGCGGAGGAGGGCACCCGGCTCGCCGACGCCCACCAGGGGGTGTCCGACGAGACCTGGGACCTGGTGCGCGAGCACTACGACGACGACCAGACCGTGGCGCTGGTCTCGCTGGTCGCCCTGATCAACGCGGCCAACCGGCTGGCCGTCATCCTGCACCAGCGGGGTGGTTCGTACGAGGCGGGCATGTTCGCGGACGCGCTCGGCTGAACGCGGAACGGCATCGCCCGTGCGGGACGTGGTCCCGCACGGGCGATCCGTGCTGCTGTCCCCGGCCCGGCGCCGTGGGTGATCAGAGGCGCTCGGGCGTCCTGATGCCGAGCAGCTTCATGCCCTGGTGCAGGGTGCGGGCGGTGAGCTCGACGAGGAACAGCCGGTTCTCGACGACCTCCGCCGGATTCTCGTCGCTCAGCACCTGGCACTGGTCGTAGAACGTGGTGAGGTGCGAGGCCAGCTGGTAGAGGTACGCGGCCAGCTTGTGGGGCTCGTACCCCTCGGCCACCTCCTCCAGGACCGCGCCGAACTGGTCCAGGTGCAGGCCGAGCGCACGCTCCGCCGGGGCCAGCTCCAGCTCCGGGTGCGCGGCGGGCTTCGCGTCGCCCGCCTTGCGCAGGATGGAGCGGATCCGGGCGTAGGCGTACTGGAGGTACACCGACGTGTCGCCGTTCAGCGACACCATCTGGTCCAGGTCGAACTTGTAGTCCCGCACGGCGGAGGTCGACAGGTCGGCGTACTTCACGGCGCCGACGCCGACGTACCGGCCGTTCTCGACGATCTCCTCCTCGGTCAGGCCCACCTTCTCGGCCTTCTCCCGGACCACGGCGGTGGCCCGCTCGACGGCCTCGTCCAGCAGGTCCTCCAGCCGGACGGTGGTGCCCTCACGGGTCTTGAACGGCTTGCCGTCCTTGCCGAGGACGGTGCCGAAGGCCAGCTGGTGCGCCTTGACGCCGTCGTTCAGCCAGCCGGCGCGGCGGGCCGTCTCGAAGACCATCTTGAAGTGCAGGGACTGCCGGGCGTCGACGACGTAGAGGAGGGTGTCGGCCTTGAGGTCCTGCACCCGGTCGCGGATCGCGGAGAGGTCGGTGGCCGCGTAGCCGTAGCCGCCGTTGGTCTTCTTGACGATCAGCGGGACCGGGTTGCCGTCCGGGCCCTTCACGTCGTCGAAGAACACGCAGAGCGCGCCCTCGGAGCGGACGGCGACGCCCGTCTCCTCCAGGATCCGGCAGGTCTCCTCGAGCATGTCGTTGTAGCCCGACTCGCCGACGATGTCGGGGTCGGCGATCTCCATGTCGAGCTTGTCGAAGACCGAGTAGAAGTAGATCTTCGACTCGTCGACGAAGCGCTGCCAGTGCGCGAGCGTCTCCGGCTCACCGGCCTGGAGGGCCACGACGCGGTCACGGGAGCGGGCCTTGAACTCCTCGTCGGAGTCGAACAGGACCCGCGACGCCTTGTAGACGCGGTTCAGCGACGACATCGCGGCTTCGCCGTCCGCCTTGTCGCCCTCGTGCTTCAGCTCGTCCGGGTGCTCGAAGAGGTACTGGATGAGCATGCCGAACTGGGTGCCCCAGTCGCCGATGTGGTGGCGCCGGACGACGTTCTCGCCGGTGAACTCGAGGATCTGGACCATCGCGTCCCCGATGACCGCGGACCGCAGGTGGCCGACGTGCATCTCCTTGGCCACGTTCGGCTGGGCGTAGTCGATCACGGTCGTGCCCGGCGTGGACTTCGGCGGGACGCCGAGCCGGTCGCCGTCGGCGGCCCGCGCGGCGAGCGTGCCGATGATCGCCCGGTCGGTGAGCGTGATGTTCAGGAAGCCGGGGCCGGACACCTCGATGTCCTTGATCAGGTCACCGGCCGGGAGGGCCGCCGTGACCTGGGAGGCCAGCTCGCGCGGGTTTCCCTTGAGCTTCTTGGCGAGCGCGAGGATCCCGTTGGCCTGGAAGTCGGCCCGGTCGCTTCGTCGCAGCAGCGGGTCCGCGGTGCCTGCTTCCGGCAGTGCTGCCGTCAGGGCGTCCGCGAGCTGCTGCTGGAGCGTGGAAGCGAGGGAAGGGACCGAAGCCATGAGCGGCTGCCGTTTCGGTAGAGGACAAGGGATCACCCCAGTATCCCACGGGGCGTAAAGCCGTTTTCGCGCTGCGGTCGGTACCTGGGAGAATGGGGGTGCCCCTAGTGGGCGTCCCCTACGAGTCCTACACGAGAGAAGGACGTGCCGACCGTGGCTTCGAGTCAGAGCAGCACCGAGACCGACTGGGTCTCCCGCTTCGCGGACGATGTCATCGCCGAATCGGAGCGACGTGCGCCTGGCAAACCGGTCGTCGTCGCGTCCGGCCTCTCCCCGTCGGGCCCGATCCACCTGGGCAACCTCCGCGAGGTCATGACCCCGCACCTCGTCGCCGACGAGATCCGCCGCCGCGGTCACACCGTGCGCCACCTGATCTCCTGGGACGACTACGACCGCTACCGCAAGGTGCCGAACGGCGTCGAGGGCGTCGACGACTCCTGGCAGGCGCACATCGGCAAGCCGCTGACGTCGGTGCCCGCCCCGGCCGGGTCGGCGTACCCGAACTGGGCCGAGCACTTCAAGGCCGCCATGACCGAGGCGCTGGACGAGCTGGGCGTCGAGTACGACGGGATCAGCCAGACCGAGCAGTACCTCGCGGGCACCTACCGCGAGCAGATCCTGCACGCGATGAGGCACCGCGCCGACATCGACGCCGTCCTGGACCGCTACCGCACCAAGAAGGACGGCGCTGCGGGCGCGAAGGGCAAGAAGCCGCAGCAGAAGAAGGCCGACGAGGCAGAGCTGGAGGCCGCGGAGGGTTCGGGCGCGGCGGACGAGGACGACGGCAGCTCCGGCTCCGCCGGCTACTTCCCGTACAAGCCGTACTGCGGCAACTGCGAGAAGGACCTCACCGTCGTCACCTCCTACGACGACGACACGACCGAGCTGAACTACACGTGCTCGGCCTGCGGTTTCGCCGAGACGGTCCGGCTGAACGAGTTCAACCGCGGCAAGCTGGTCTGGAAGGTCGACTGGCCGATGCGCTGGGCCTACGAGGGCGTGATCTTCGAGCCCAGCGGCGTGGACCACTCCTCGCCGGGCTCCTCGTTCGTCGTCGGCGGCCAGATCGTGCGCGAGATCTTCGACGGTGTCCAGCCGATCGGGCCGATGTACGCGTTCGTCGGGATCTCCGGCATGGCGAAGATGTCCTCCAGCAAGGGCGGCGTGCCGACCCCGGCCGACGCGCTGAAGATCATGGAGGCGCCGCTGCTGCGCTGGCTGTACGCGCGCCGCAGGCCGAACCAGTCCTTCAAGATCGCCTTCGACCAGGAGATCCAGCGGCTCTACGACGAGTGGGACTCGCTGGCCCGCAAGGTCGCCGACGGCACGGTGCTCCCCGCCGACGCCGCCGCCTACGCCCGGGCCGTCGGCACGGCCGCCGGGGAGCTGCCCAGCACCCCCCACCCGCTGCCGTACCGCACGCTCGCGTCGGTCGCCGACATCACCGCGGGCGCGGAGGACCAGACGCTGCGCATCCTCAGCGAGCTCGACCCCTCGAGCCCGCTGACCTCGCTCGACGAGGCACGGCCCCGCCTCGACCGTGCCGAGAGCTGGATCACCACCCAGGTGCCCGCCGAGGCCCGCACCATCGTGCGCGACGAGCCGGACAAGGAACTGCTCGGCTCCCTGGACGAGCAGGGCCGCGAGTCGCTGCGGCTGCTGCTGGAAGGGCTCGACACGCACTGGTCGCTGGACGGGCTGACCACGCTCGTCTACGGCGTACCGAAGGTGCTGGAGGGCCTGGCGCCGGACGCCAAGCCGACGCCGGAGCTGAAGGTGGCCCAGCGCTCCTTCTTCGCGCTGCTGTACCGGCTGCTCGTCGGCCGTGACACCGGGCCGCGCCTGCCCACGCTCCTCCTCGCGGTCGGGGCGGACCGGGTGCGGACGCTGCTCGGCGCGTAGTCGCTCCTGAAGTGAGAACGGGCGGGCCGCTCAGCGGCCCGCCCGTTTCGTCTGTCCGTTTCCGCTCTACGCGATGTGGTCGGCGGCCATCTCGTTGTCGAAGCGCTGCTTGAAGCCGGGCAGCAGCTTGCGCAGCAGAGCGGCGCTGTGCGGGTGGCGGACGTTGTGACCGTCCGAGAGGTGGATGTCGAGCACCTCGGCGCTCGGGTAGTCCTGGTGCTGATGCGTGTACTCCGTGAACACGTCGTACGCGATCTCGCCGAACTCGATCTCGGTCTGTGCCCATTCGGCCTGGCCGGCCTCCTGCTGCACCGGCTCCGTCTGCCGCTGGTTCTCCGGCTGCTCGTGCGGCTGCCCCTGCTCGGGCTCCGCGGCTCGGGGGTGCGGGAACGCTCCGATCGTGCCCACGTTGCCGAGCGGGCGGGTCCGGCCGGGGACGCCCGAGGGGACCATCACGGGGCTGGAGTCCGTGCCCTCGTCGTACTCGGGGTCGTACCCGCCTTCGTACGCCTCGTCCTTGGGCGCCGCGAACCACGGGCTGTTGTGCGAGCCGGGGCCCTCCTGCGGGTACTGCTGCTCGAACTCGTCCTGCTGGACGAAGCGGTCCTGCTGTTCGTACTCGTCCTGCCGGTCGTACTCGTCCTGCTGGTACCGGTGGGGCCGGTCCTGCCGGGGGGCGTGCTCCTGCTCGCCCTGGGGCTGCGGGGCGTAGGGGAGTTGGGGGTGCTGCCCGGACTCCACGGCTGCCGGGACCGGCGGCAGCAGGGCCGGCTCGATGCCCGCCGCGGCGAGGCCGGCGGGGGCGGTCTCGGCGAGCGGGACGCCGTACTTCGCCAGGCGCAGCGGCATCATCGACTCGACGGGCGCCTTGCGGCGCCAGTTGCGGCCGAAGCGCGCCTGGAGGCGGGCCTGGTAGATCAGCCGGTCCTGTTCGAGCTTGATGACCTGCTCGTAACTGCGCAGCTCCCACAGCTTCATCCGGCGCCACAGCTTGAAGGTGGGGACGGGGGAGAGCAGCCAGCGGGTGAGGCGGACACCCTCCATGTGCTTGTCGGCCGTGATGTCCGCGATCCGGCCCACGGCGTGCCGTGCGGCCTCCACGGCGACGACGAACAGGATCGGGATCACCGCGTGCATCCCGGTGCCCAGCGGGTCGGGCCAGGCCGCCGCGCCGTTGAAGGCGATCGTCGCCGCGGTCAGCAGCCACGCGGTCTGACGCAGCAGCGGGAACGGGATGCGCATCCACGTCAGCAGCAGGTCCAGTGCGAGCAGGACGCAGATGCCCGCGTCGATGCCGATCGGGAAGACCACCGAGAACTCGCCGAAGCCCTTTTCCTCCGCGAGTTCGCGCACGGCGGCGTACGAGCCCGCGAAACCGATCGCGGCGATGAGCACGGCGCCGGCGACGACCACCCCGATGAGCACGCGGTGTGTGCGTGTCAGCTGCATTGCGGCCACCCGCGATCCCCTCCCGACTTCGATGGACCGGGTCCAGTTCGGCACCCGGCGCGGGCACAGCCTGGCACATGCCCGCCGGGCGTGCTGCGTGGGGAGGGGCCGAAGCCCGGTGCTCGTGGGAGCACCGGGCTTCGGTGAGGCGCCTGTGGGCAGGAGTGTTCGCGTTCCGCCCGAGGTCAGATCACGACTTGTCGTCGGCCTTGGCCGAGGACGATGCCGATGCCTTGGACGACGGCGAGGCCGGCGCCTTGGAGGACGGCGTGGCCGAGGACTTCTCCGTGTCGCCGGTGGCGCCGACCGCGGCGACGGCCTCCTTGGCGGCCTTCTGCGCGCCCTTCAGGATGTCGGCGGCGGCAGGCGTCTTGGCGCCCGCGAACCCGGCCCCGTTGTAGGTGACGCTGACGACGACGTTGCCGGTGCGGGCGACCACCGTCGCGTACTCGAAGTCCTCCTTGGACTTCGTGAGGCCGTAGGTCACGGAGGTGGCCTGCTCGCCGAGACCGGTCGCGGGCTTGGCGGCCGCCTTCTCGGCGCCCTCGGTCGCCTGGGCCTTCGCGACCTGCTTCGTGTACTCGTCCGTCGCGCGCTTGGCGCCGCTGCCCAGGGACTGGTCCGAGTCGAAGCGGGTGTAGCCGACGTCGAGCCAGCGGTACTGGGAGCCCTTGACGCCGTTGTCGTCGAGGCCGTTCCAGGAGCAGCCGCCGCGGGTCGCGGTGTCGCTGGACTTGCCTGTCGTGCCGCCCTTGTTCTTCGCCTTCGGGACCAGGTCCTCGATCGTCTTCTTGCCGAGCGACGCGCAGGCGTCGGGCAGTTCGGTGAACTTCGCGGGCTCGACGGTGGGCTCGGTCTTCTTCGCGCTCGGGGAGTTCGAGGCGCCCGAGCCCGAGTCCTTCGCGTCGCCGGAGTCCGACGAGCAGCCGGCGACGACGAGCATCACCGGGACGGCGGCGCAGGCGAGTATGCGGGACAGTCGCGGGGCTGATCGGTGCATGGTTCCTTCACTCGGACGGCACGGCGGTGTCGGTCGTGCGGGCGGTCGGGCGGTGAGTCGGTCGGGCGGTACGTCGGTCGGGGGCCACGGTACGACGGACCGCGACCGGATGCCGCCTTCGTGCGGATCCCCCGGAGGGAGCCGTGGCACCCCTCGGGGGACCGCCGCGGTCCGTTCAGTCGCTGAGGGTGTCGGCCAGATTCCGCGCCAGGGCCTGGGCCTTCTCCTGCAGTTCCCTGCTGTCGGGCACCTCGGTGACGCGGGCCGGCTGCTCGGTGTACTGGACGGTCACGATGACGTTCGATGTGCGGAATACCACGCTCACGGTGCGGTGCTGGGCGGTGGAACCCGCCCGGGTGAGCTCATCGTCCAGGTACGCGGCGTCCCCGAGTCCGTCGAGCAGCCGCGGCCGGAGATCCGCGTCCGGGCCGGTGCCCGTGCTGCTGCCGGACGGGGCGGCGGAGGGCGTGGCGGAGGAGGAGCCGCTCGGGGAGCCGGACGGCGTGCCGCCGGCCGGCTTGGAGGCCGGTCCGCCGGGCGTCTCGCTGGGGGTGACGCCGGACGGAGCGGGGAGCGCGGCAGCCTCCTGCTTCTTCGCGTACACGTCCCGGGCGCGGTCGTCGTCGCTCACCGCGGGGTCGTACGACACGACGCGCTCGAAGTCGATGGACAGGTTCCGGGAGGCGTCCTGGGCGTCCGACTTCCAGCGGCAGCCGACCTTGCGGTCCGTGTCGTAGGTGACGGTGGCGGTGCCCTCGTACACCTTGTCCTGCTGCTCCCCGGGCAGCGTGGCGGTGCCCGGCAGCAGGTCCCGGAGGGTGGAACGCGGTACGGCACGGCAGGATTCGGGCAGCGTCCGGTACTTCCCGGGAGGCGCGGCCGTGACCGTCGGGCTGCCGGGCTTGCTGTCGGCGGCGGGGTCGTCGGCGTCGGAGCCGGCGCTGCAGCCGGCGACGAGCGCTGCGAGAAGCGCGACGCCGGGTACGTACGCCATGTGTCGCACGGTCCCAGGCTCCCTTCGGTACGAAAACGGGTTGCCGCTCGATGGCGGCCGATGGACACAATGTGTATCGCACGCGCCGCTGTGAATGCCGGTCGGCCGACCTTTATGCCGACCTCGGCACCGGTTTTGCGCTTTCAGTCTTTTTCGGGGGAATCGAGGGGTTATGTCATATGTAGAGGTACCGGGTGCGCAGGTTCCCATCCGTATGTGGGCGGATCCGGCGTCGGTCGAGGACGTCGCGATGCAGCAGTTGCGGAACGTGTCCACGCTGCCCTGGATCAAGGGTCTCGCCGTCATGCCGGACGTCCACTTCGGCAAGGGAGCGACCGTCGGTTCGGTGATCGCGATGCACGGCGCGGTCTGCCCGGCAGCGGTGGGCGTGGACATCGGCTGCGGGATGTCGGCAGTGAAGACGTCGCTCACGGCCAACGACCTGCCGGGAGACCTCTCGCGGCTCCGGTCGAAGATCGAGCAGGCGATTCCGGTGGGCCGGGGGATGCACGACACCACCGTCGACCCGGGGAAGCTCCACGGCTTCCCGACCTCCGGCTGGGACGACTTCTGGTCGCGGTTCGACGGGATCGCCGACGCGGTCAAGTTCCGGCAGGACCGGGCCACCAAGCAGATGGGGACGCTCGGGAGCGGGAACCACTTCATCGAGTTCTGCCTCGACGAGGCGGGATCGGTGTGGCTGATGCTGCACTCCGGCTCCCGGAACATCGGCAAGGAGCTCGCCGACTTCCACATCGGGCAGGCCCAGAAGCTTCCGCACAACCAGGGCCTCGTCGACCGTGACCTGGCGGTCTTCATCGCGGACACCCCGCAGATGGCGGCCTACCGCAACGACCTGTTCTGGGCCCAGGAGTACGCGAAGTACAACCGTTCGATCATGATGGGGCTCTTCCAGGACGTGGTCCGGAAGGAGTTCAAGAAGGCCCGGGTCATGTTCGAGCCGGTCATCTCCTGCCACCACAACTACGTGTCGGAGGAGCGGTACGACGGCATGGACCTGCTGGTCACCCGGAAGGGAGCGATCCGCGCCGGCTCGGGGGAGTTCGGGATCATCCCCGGTTCCATGGGGACCGGCTCGTACATCGTGAAGGGGCTGGGGAACGCGAAGTCGTTCAACTCCGCCTCGCACGGCGCGGGCCGGCGGATGAGCAGGAACGCGGCGAAGCGGAGGTTCTCGACGCAGGACCTGGAGGACCAGACGCGGGGCGTGGAGTGCCGCAAGGACTCCGGCGTGGTGGACGAGATCCCGGCGGCGTACAAGCCGATCGAGCAGGTCATCGATCAGCAGCGGGATCTGGTCGAGGTCGTCGCGAAGCTCAAGCAGGTCGTGTGCGTGAAGGGCTGAGGCCGGTCGCCTCACCCGGACGGCGGGCACCGTCCGGAGGTCAGGCCCCGGACCCCTGCGGCGGGGGTCCGGGGCTCGCCTCGGCCGTCGGCCTCAGAGCGTGCGGTGGACCTTGGAGTTGGAGGCCTGGGCGCGGGGCCGGACCACCAGGAGGTCGATGTTGACGTGGCTGGGGCGGGTGACGGCCCAGGTGATCGTGTCGGCCACGTCGTCGGCGGAGAGCGGGGCGTCGACGCCCGCGTAGATCTTGGCGGCCTTCTCCGTGTCGCCGCGGAAGCGGGTGGTGGCGAACTCGTCGGTCTTGACCATGCCGGGCGCGACCTCGATCACGCGGACCGGGGTTCCGACGATCTCCAGGCGGAGGGTCTCCGCCAGCACGTGCTCGCCGTGCTTGGCGGCGACGTAACCGCCGCCGCCCTCGTAGGTGGAGAGGCCGGCCGTCGAGGAGAGGATCACGACGGTGCCGTCCCCGCTCGCGGTCAGGGCGGGGAGCAGGGCCTGGGTGACGTTGAGCGTGCCGATGACGTTGGTCTCGTACATCTGGCGCCAGTCGGCCGGATCGCCCGTGGCGACGGGGTCGGCGCCCAGTGCGCCGCCCGCGTTGTTGACGAGGACGGCCAGGGAGCGGAACGCCGTGGCGAACTCGTCGACCGCCGCGCGGTCGGTGACGTCCAGGGCGTACGCCGTCGCCTTGTGCCCGGCCTCGGTGAGCTCGGCGGCCAGTGTCTCGATGCGGTCCTTGCGGCGTGCGGTGAGCACCACGCGGTATCCGGCGGCGGCCAGCTGCCTGGCGGTCGCGGCACCGATGCCGCTGCTCGCGCCGGTGATGACGGCGATGGGGGTGGCGGCCATGCGAACTCCTCGGACAGCTGATCGGTACGGGGCCAGGATAGGCGGGCGCTCCGGGGGCGGGCTCAGTGGTTTCGGGGGGCGTACATGATCAAAGCCATGCCGGCCAGGCAGATCAGCGCGCCGGTCACGTCCCAGCGGTCCGGGCGGTAACCGTCGGCGACCATGCCCCAGGCGATCGAACCGGCGACGAACACCCCGCCGTACGCCGCGAGGATGCGGCCGAAGTCACCGTCCGGCTGGAGCGTGGCCACGAATCCGTAGGCCCCGAGAGCGATGACGCCCGCTCCGATCCAGATCCATCCCCGGTGCTCGCGTACGCCCTGCCAGACGAGCCAGGCACCTCCGATCTCGAAGAGCGCGGCTACGACGAAGAGTGCGATGGAGCGGGCGACGAGCATGGGCCCAGCGTGTCATGAGGGTGCGCGGCCACCGGTGGGAGGGAACCGGTAGGACGACCCGGGCCCGGGGCGGTGTCCGTGCGGCGGCGTCCGCGGGAGAGGGCCGGCGAACGGTTCCGGCGGTGACGGTGGGCCGTGCGGGTGGGGGAGCGTGGCGAACCCGTCATCGAGCAGGGGCGATTGCCGGTCATCGGTATGTTCCGCGCATGCGAGTGACGCGAGGAGTCCGGAAGGTGGCCGCCGTCGCGGCGGTCGCGGTGGTCGTGGTGCTGGGTCCGGGGCTGTCCGCCGTGGCCGAGCCGGCACCCAGGGGGTTCGCCCCGGAGGCCGACGTGGCCCATCACGGCCGCGTCTCGCTCCGGGAGGAGCGGATCGAGGTCCGGCTGCGGACGGGGAACCGGGGGCCGTCGCCGCTCGCCGACGCGACGGTGCGACTGCGCTTCTCCGCCCCGCTCGCCGTCGGACAGCTGTTGCCCCAGGGCTGCCTGCGCAGCGGCAGCCGGACGGTGCTGTGCGGGACCGGCCCGCTGGGCGTGTCCGGGGAGGCGCGCCGCACCGCTCTCGGGCTGCGTCTGACGGGACGGCCGGCCGAGGTCGCGGTGCGGGTGGACACCGTGTGGAACGGCGGTGCCAGCGACCGGAACCGGCGCAACGACACGCATGAGGTGCTGGTGCTTTCCACGGGTGACGCGTACGTCTTCTGAGGCGCCGTCCGCCCGCGCCCGTCAGCCCGGTCCGCCCGCGCCGTCCCAGGCGGTCGGCGTCCGGTCCCCCCGACCCGCCGAACTCGCGTACGGCGTCCTCCACGACGGCTTCCAGCCGGGCGTGGTGGGCGCCCCGCCAGTACACCCGTCCACAGGCGGCGCACTGCGCGAACACGTCGTAGGACGCCTGCGTGCCCTGCTCCAGCTGAGAGCTCACCGATTCCTTGTCGGCCGCTGTCAGCTCCCCGTTGCAGGCCGTGCAGCGTGTCCACGGAGCGAGCACGGGGGCGAAGCGGCCCAGCACGTCCCGGAGCTGATCGTCCGGCCGGTCGCTGTAGACGTAGGCCCCCGC
Proteins encoded in this window:
- a CDS encoding YnfA family protein, which translates into the protein MLVARSIALFVVAALFEIGGAWLVWQGVREHRGWIWIGAGVIALGAYGFVATLQPDGDFGRILAAYGGVFVAGSIAWGMVADGYRPDRWDVTGALICLAGMALIMYAPRNH
- a CDS encoding SDR family NAD(P)-dependent oxidoreductase, with amino-acid sequence MAATPIAVITGASSGIGAATARQLAAAGYRVVLTARRKDRIETLAAELTEAGHKATAYALDVTDRAAVDEFATAFRSLAVLVNNAGGALGADPVATGDPADWRQMYETNVIGTLNVTQALLPALTASGDGTVVILSSTAGLSTYEGGGGYVAAKHGEHVLAETLRLEIVGTPVRVIEVAPGMVKTDEFATTRFRGDTEKAAKIYAGVDAPLSADDVADTITWAVTRPSHVNIDLLVVRPRAQASNSKVHRTL
- a CDS encoding RtcB family protein, with translation MSYVEVPGAQVPIRMWADPASVEDVAMQQLRNVSTLPWIKGLAVMPDVHFGKGATVGSVIAMHGAVCPAAVGVDIGCGMSAVKTSLTANDLPGDLSRLRSKIEQAIPVGRGMHDTTVDPGKLHGFPTSGWDDFWSRFDGIADAVKFRQDRATKQMGTLGSGNHFIEFCLDEAGSVWLMLHSGSRNIGKELADFHIGQAQKLPHNQGLVDRDLAVFIADTPQMAAYRNDLFWAQEYAKYNRSIMMGLFQDVVRKEFKKARVMFEPVISCHHNYVSEERYDGMDLLVTRKGAIRAGSGEFGIIPGSMGTGSYIVKGLGNAKSFNSASHGAGRRMSRNAAKRRFSTQDLEDQTRGVECRKDSGVVDEIPAAYKPIEQVIDQQRDLVEVVAKLKQVVCVKG
- a CDS encoding DUF3558 domain-containing protein → MHRSAPRLSRILACAAVPVMLVVAGCSSDSGDAKDSGSGASNSPSAKKTEPTVEPAKFTELPDACASLGKKTIEDLVPKAKNKGGTTGKSSDTATRGGCSWNGLDDNGVKGSQYRWLDVGYTRFDSDQSLGSGAKRATDEYTKQVAKAQATEGAEKAAAKPATGLGEQATSVTYGLTKSKEDFEYATVVARTGNVVVSVTYNGAGFAGAKTPAAADILKGAQKAAKEAVAAVGATGDTEKSSATPSSKAPASPSSKASASSSAKADDKS
- a CDS encoding DUF3558 domain-containing protein; the encoded protein is MAYVPGVALLAALVAGCSAGSDADDPAADSKPGSPTVTAAPPGKYRTLPESCRAVPRSTLRDLLPGTATLPGEQQDKVYEGTATVTYDTDRKVGCRWKSDAQDASRNLSIDFERVVSYDPAVSDDDRARDVYAKKQEAAALPAPSGVTPSETPGGPASKPAGGTPSGSPSGSSSATPSAAPSGSSTGTGPDADLRPRLLDGLGDAAYLDDELTRAGSTAQHRTVSVVFRTSNVIVTVQYTEQPARVTEVPDSRELQEKAQALARNLADTLSD